From a single Vitis vinifera cultivar Pinot Noir 40024 chromosome 18, ASM3070453v1 genomic region:
- the LOC104882728 gene encoding uncharacterized protein LOC104882728 codes for MANHSLFSLALVIYFICAAEYVRSSNVNIELTNGLPEKYAAVPLDILIKSQTKAVDERVVKLGESIKWSVTPDSIYYVRGVLGNKFASVHGFEPGRDAGHATVFWLVKEDGFYLSYDNASWNKVEPWETE; via the coding sequence ATGGCAAATCATAGCCTGTTTTCTCTGGCTCTTGTGATTTACTTCATTTGCGCAGCTGAGTATGTACGGAGTTCTAACGTCAATATTGAATTGACCAATGGCTTACCAGAAAAGTATGCAGCGGTGCCATTGGACATTCTCATCAAGTCACAAACTAAAGCTGTTGATGAGCGCGTAGTGAAGCTGGGCGAAAGCATCAAATGGAGTGTAACCCCAGATTCTATATATTACGTCCGAGGAGTTCTTGGCAACAAGTTTGCATCTGTCCATGGGTTTGAGCCAGGTAGAGATGCAGGTCATGCGACTGTCTTTTGGCTGGTGAAAGAGGATGGGTTTTATCTTAGCTATGACAATGCTTCTTGGAACAAAGTGGAGCCATGGGAAACtgaatga
- the LOC104882729 gene encoding uncharacterized protein LOC104882729 codes for MANHSLFSFVLVVIIFMCLIAYGKSYDPLPTLEVMNGLPESYVSQPLDIRIKSQHRPLDERTLRVGESFQLMVATPTTYYLYTTLGSQSASVSVFEPTRDGGHSIVYSLVKEDGFYLSYDKVTWKIIDTWQK; via the coding sequence ATGGCAAATCATAGcctcttttcttttgttcttgtagTGATCATCTTCATGTGCTTGATAGCATATGGGAAGAGTTATGATCCACTACCCACTCTTGAAGTCATGAATGGCTTACCTGAATCGTATGTATCACAGCCATTAGACATTCGCATCAAGTCACAACATAGACCCCTTGATGAGCGCACTCTCAGGGTGGGTGAGAGCTTCCAATTGATGGTTGCCACACCGACAACATATTACCTTTACACAACCCTTGGAAGCCAATCTGCCAGTGTTAGTGTATTTGAGCCAACGAGAGATGGAGGTCATAGCATAGTCTATTCCCTGGTGAAAGAGGATGGGTTTTATCTTAGCTATGACAAAGTTACTTGGAAGATAATCGATACATGGCAGAAGTGA
- the LOC104882727 gene encoding uncharacterized protein LOC104882727 yields MANHSLFSLALLIYFICAAEYVRSSNVNIELTNGLPAKHAAVPLHILIKSQTKAVDERVVKLGESFKWSVTPDSIYYVRAILGHKFASVHGFDPSRDAGHATVFWLVKEDGFYLSYDNASWNKVAPWVSE; encoded by the coding sequence ATGGCAAATCATAGCCTGTTTTCTCTGGCTCTTCTGATTTACTTCATTTGCGCAGCAGAGTATGTACGGAGTTCTAACGTCAATATTGAATTGACCAATGGCTTACCAGCAAAGCATGCAGCGGTGCCATTGCACATTCTCATCAAGTCACAAACTAAAGCTGTTGATGAGCGCGTAGTGAAGCTGGGCGAAAGCTTCAAATGGAGTGTAACCCCAGATTCTATATATTACGTCCGCGCAATTCTTGGCCATAAGTTTGCATCTGTCCATGGGTTTGACCCAAGTAGAGACGCAGGTCATGCGACTGTCTTTTGGCTGGTGAAAGAGGATGGGTTTTATCTTAGCTATGACAATGCTTCTTGGAACAAAGTGGCGCCATGGGTATCTGAATGA